A single window of Rubripirellula lacrimiformis DNA harbors:
- a CDS encoding DUF58 domain-containing protein, which translates to MRILDLVTPKELSRVAGLQMLARQIVEGFCSGRHRSPHKGFSVEFKEHRPYVRGDELRNIDWKAFGKSDRLYIREFEEETNLRCTLLVDRSGSMRYGGDRSQLTKYDYAQQLAASLTYLMLAQQDAVGVITFDDQPRDQVSTRSRPSHLRAVMTALANDATRRETDLGGVFQKVASKLGRRGLVIIISDGMGEIASIARALTQFRSKGHEVLFFQVLDPDETDFPFSGRVQFRNLENEDQQHVVDSRTIRDAYLERFQQHQTALQSVCRRNRVDLFLATTDRPFDDAMHEYFSMRRRIR; encoded by the coding sequence ATGCGAATCCTTGACCTCGTCACGCCCAAGGAACTTTCGCGCGTCGCCGGACTCCAGATGCTTGCCCGCCAGATCGTCGAAGGCTTCTGCTCGGGACGGCACCGATCGCCACACAAGGGATTCAGTGTCGAATTCAAAGAGCATCGCCCTTACGTCCGTGGTGACGAACTTCGCAACATCGATTGGAAAGCGTTCGGCAAGAGCGACCGGCTGTACATCCGCGAGTTCGAGGAGGAAACCAACCTTCGCTGCACGTTGCTGGTCGATCGCAGTGGATCGATGCGGTATGGCGGTGATCGTTCGCAGCTGACGAAGTACGACTATGCTCAGCAATTGGCGGCTTCGTTGACGTACCTGATGTTGGCCCAGCAGGATGCGGTCGGCGTGATCACATTCGACGACCAACCGCGTGACCAGGTTTCCACACGAAGCCGTCCATCGCATCTTCGCGCCGTGATGACGGCCCTTGCCAATGATGCGACGCGGCGCGAGACGGATTTAGGCGGAGTGTTCCAGAAGGTGGCGTCGAAACTTGGCAGACGTGGGCTGGTGATCATCATCTCCGACGGGATGGGTGAGATCGCATCGATCGCACGCGCCTTGACCCAGTTTCGATCCAAAGGGCACGAGGTTCTGTTCTTTCAAGTTCTGGATCCTGACGAAACGGATTTTCCGTTTAGCGGAAGGGTGCAGTTCCGCAATCTGGAAAACGAAGATCAGCAACACGTTGTCGATTCGCGGACGATCCGTGATGCGTATCTGGAACGATTTCAACAGCATCAGACAGCGTTGCAGTCGGTTTGCCGTCGCAACCGTGTGGATCTGTTTTTGGCCACCACGGATCGCCCCTTTGATGACGCGATGCACGAGTACTTTTCGATGCGGAGACGCATCCGGTGA